One window of the Nicotiana tabacum cultivar K326 chromosome 4, ASM71507v2, whole genome shotgun sequence genome contains the following:
- the LOC107809098 gene encoding glutamate synthase 1 [NADH], chloroplastic-like isoform X2 — translation MPVGLFGELVHSRFSTNTFPSWDRAQPMRVLGHNGEINTLRGNVNWMRAREGLLKCKELGLSKTEMKKLLPIVDASSSDSGAFDGVLELLLRAGRSLPEAVMMMIPEAWQNDKNMDPNRKALYEYFSALMEPWDGPALISFTDGRYLGATLDRNGLRPGRFYVTYSGRVVMASEVGVVDIPPEDVCRKGRLNPGMMLLVDFENHVVVDDEALKQQYSLARPYGQWLKRQKIELKDIVESVNKSYRIPPPIAGVLPALNDDDSMENMGLYGLLAPLKAFGYTVESLEMLLLPMAKDGVEALGSMGNDAPLAVMSNREKLTFEYFKQMFAQVTNPPIDPIREKIVTSMECMIGPEGDLTETTEEQCHRLSLKGPLLSIEEMEAVKKMNYRGWRSKVLDITFSRDRGAKGLEETLDRICSEAHNAIQEGYTTIILSDRGFSPKRVAVSSLLAVGAVHHHLVKKLERTRVALIVESAEPREVHHFCTLVGFGADAICPYLAVEAIWRLQVDGKIPPKSTGEFRSKDELVKKYFKASHYGMQKVLAKMGISTLASYKGAQIFEAVGLSSEVMERCFNGTPSRVEGATFDALAKDALKLHELAFPARALAPGSAEAVALPNPGDYHWRKGGEIHLNDPLAIAKLQEAARTNSVAAYKEYSKRVQELNRQCNLRGLLKFKEAEVKVPLEEVEPASEIVKRFVTGAMSYGSISLEAHATLAMAMNKIGGKSNTGEGGEQPSRMEPLPNGSMNPKRSAIKQVASGRFGVSSYYLTNADELQIKMAQGAKPGEGGELPGHKVIGDIAVTRNSTAGVGLISPPPHHDIYSIEDLAQLIHDLKNANPGARVSVKLVSEAGVGVIASGVVKGHADHVLISGHDGGTGASRWTGIKSAGLPWELGLAETHQTLVANDLRGRTTLQTDGQLKTGRDVAVAALLGAEEFGFSTAPLITLGCIMMRKCHKNTCPVGIATQDPILREKFAGEPEHVINFFFMLAEEVREIMSQLGFRTLTEMVGRSDMLALDKDLTKNNDKLKNIDLSLLLRPAADIRPEAAQYCVQKQDHGLDMALDNNLIALSKAALEKSLPVYIETPICNVNRAVGTMLSHEVTKRYHLAGLPADTIHIKLSGSAGQSLGAFLCPGITLELEGDSNDYVGKGLSGGKIIVYPPKESKFDPKENIVIGNVALYGATTGEAYFNGMAAERFCVRNSGAKAVVEGVGDHGCEYMTGGTVVVLGKTGRNFAAGMSGGVAYVLDVDSKFRSHCNSELVDLDKVEEEDDIMTLKMMIQQHQRNTNSQLAKDVLADFDNLLPRFIKVFPRDYKRVLASMKKEEANKAANERAIKEAEEQEEADLKEKDAFEELKKLAAASKDQSSQVEEEKTLKRPTEVADAVKHRGFVAYERQGVSYRDPDVRMRDWKEVMEESKPSPLLKTQSARCMDCGTPFCHQENSGCPLGNKIPEFNELVYQNRWREALDRLLETNNFPEFTGRVCPAPCEGSCVLGIIENPVSIKSIECAIIDKAFEEGWMVPRPPSERTGKRVAIVGSGPSGLAAADQLNRKGHTVTVFERADRIGGLMMYGVPNMKTDKIDVVQRRVDLMEKEGVKFVVNANVGNDPVYSLERLREDHDAIVLAVGATKPRDLPVPGRDLSGVHFAMEFLHANTKSLLDSNLQDEKYISAKGKKVVVIGGGDTGTDCIGTSIRHGCSSVVNLELLPQPPQTRAPGNPWPQWPRIFRVDYGHQEAAAKFGKDPRSYEVLTKRFIGDENGNVKGLEVIRVQWEKDASGRFQFKEVEGSEEIIGADLVMLAMGFLGPESTIADKLGLEKDNRSNFKADYGRFSTSVEGVFAAGDCRRGQSLVVWAISEGRQAAAQVDKFLMKDDDDDFTVDVASQQEFVKKQQDSSKQQTVVT, via the exons ATGCCAGTTGGACTCTTTGGTGAGTTG GTGCATTCTAGGTTCTCTACAAATACCTTTCCTAGTTGGGATCGTGCTCAGCCTATGCGTGTTTTGGGTCATAACGGGGAAATTAACACACTTCGAGGCAACGTGAATTG GATGAGGGCTCGTGAAGGTCTTCTTAAATGCAAAGAGCTTGGCCTTTCAAAGACAGAAATGAAAAAGCTCTTGCCCATTGTTGATGCCAGTTCATCTGACTCAG GAGCTTTTGACGGTGTACTTGAGCTTCTGCTTCGAGCTGGTAGAAGCCTCCCAGAAGCTGTAATGATGATGATTCCTGAAGCCTGGCAGAATGACAAGAACATGGATCCTAACCGGAAGGCATTGTATGAGTATTTTTCAGCTCTCATGGAACCATGGGATGGACCTGCCCTTATATCAT TTACTGATGGGCGCTATCTTGGAGCTACATTAGATCGGAATGGTCTGCGTCCAGGTCGCTTTTATGTCACATACAGTGGCAGGGTTGTTATGGCAAGTGAAGTTGGAGTAGTTGATATTCCACCCGAAGATGTATGCAGAAAAGGTCGACTAAACCCTGGAATGATGCTTCTGGTGGACTTTGAGAACCATGTTGTTGTAGATGATGAAGCTTTGAAGCAGCAGTACTCTCTCGCAAGACCTTATGGACAGTGGCTTAAAAGGCAAAAGATAGAGCTGAAAGACATTGTTGAGTCTGTAAATAAATCCTACAGGATCCCTCCACCCATTGCAGGAGTTTTGCCT GCGTTAAATGATGATGACAGTATGGAAAATATGGGGCTTTATGGTTTATTGGCTCCGTTAAAGGCTTTCGG TTACACTGTGGAGTCCTTAGAAATGCTGCTACTTCCAATGGCAAAAGACGGCGTCGAGGCTCTTGGCTCAATGGGAAATGATGCTCCATTAGCAGTGATGTCTAACAGAGAGAAACTTACATTTGAGTATTTCAAGCAGATGTTTGCTCAAGTCACAAACCCTCCTATTGACCCTATAAGGGAAAAAATTGTTACCTCTATGGAATGTATGATTGGTCCTGAAGGAGATCTTACAGAGACCACTGAAGAACAGTGTCACCGCCTCTCACTCAAGGGACCTCTTTTGTCCATTGAAGAAATGGAAGCTGTGAAAAAGATGAACTACAGAGGGTGGCGCAGTAAGGTTCTTGATATTACCTTCTCCCGAGACCGTGGTGCGAAGGGTCTTGAGGAGACCTTAGATAGGATCTGCTCTGAAGCGCACAACGCGATTCAGGAGGGTTACACAACAATCATTCTTTCTGACAGAG GCTTCTCGCCAAAGCGTGTTGCGGTGAGCTCTTTATTGGCTGTCGGTGCTGTCCATCATCATTTAGTTAAAAAGCTTGAGCGGACTCGTGTTGCACTGATTGTTGAATCTGCTGAGCCACGAGAAGTACACCATTTCTGTACATTGGTAGGATTTGGTGCTGATGCTATCTGCCCTTATTTGGCCGTAGAAGCTATATGGAGACTACAGGTTGATGGAAAAATCCCACCAAAGTCAACTGGTGAGTTCCGTTCCAAGGATGAGCTTGTCAAGAAATACTTCAAAGCAAGTCATTATGGCATGCAGAAGGTTCTTGCAAAAATGGGCATATCAACATTGGCATCGTACAAGGGCGCTCAGATTTTTGAGGCAGTTGGCCTTTCATCAGAAGTGATGGAGCGGTGTTTCAATGGAACTCCTAGCAGAGTGGAAGGTGCAACTTTTGATGCACTTGCAAAAGATGCACTCAAGCTGCATGAACTAGCGTTCCCAGCACGAGCCTTGGCTCCAGGGAGTGCAGAGGCTGTGGCACTCCCTAATCCTGGTGATTATCATTGGAGAAAAGGTGGTGAGATTCACCTTAATGATCCACTTGCCATTGCAAAATTGCAGGAGGCTGCACGAACTAATAGTGTAGCTGCCTACAAAGAATATTCTAAGCGTGTGCAGGAATTAAATAGACAATGCAATTTAAGGGGACTTTTGAAGTTTAAAGAGGCAGAGGTGAAAGTTCCTCTGGAAGAAGTTGAACCAGCAAGTGAGATTGTAAAACGTTTTGTTACTGGAGCCATGAGTTATGGATCAATCTCTTTGGAGGCACATGCTACTCTTGCTATGGCAATGAACAAAATTGGGGGCAAATCTAACACAG GTGAGGGTGGTGAGCAACCATCTCGGATGGAGCCTCTTCCTAATGGTTCAATGAATCCAAAAAGAAGTGCAATTAAGCAGGTTGCAAGTGGTAGATTTGGAGTCTCAAGTTATTACCTCACAAATGCGGACGAGCTACAGATAAAAATGGCTCAG GGAGCCAAGCCTGGAGAAGGGGGTGAACTTCCTGGACACAAGGTCATTGGTGACATAGCTGTCACTAGGAACTCCACAGCTGGAGTTGGACTAATTAGTCCTCCTCCTCATCATGATATCTATTCTATTGAGGATCTTGCACAGTTGATTCATGATCTTAAG AATGCAAATCCGGGGGCACGTGTAAGTGTCAAGTTGGTTTCTGAAGCTGGCGTTGGGGTTATTGCTAGCGGTGTTGTCAAGGGACATGCTGATCATGTCTTGATCTCCGGTCATGATGGAGGCACGGGTGCCTCAAGATGGACTGGTATCAAGAGTGCCGGGCTTCCATGGGAACTTGGTCTTGCAGAGACACATCAAACTTTAGTGGCTAATGACCTCCGTGGCCGAACAACACTGCAAACGGATGGCCAATTGAAAACTGGAAGAGATGTGGCTGTTGCTGCTCTTCTTGGTGCAGAGGAGTTTGGTTTCAGCACTGCTCCCCTCATAACACTTGGTTGCATAATGAtgagaaaatgccacaaaaacaCTTGCCCTGTGGGAATTGCCACTCAAGATCCAATTCTTCGGGAGAAGTTTGCTGGAGAACCAGAACATGTCATAAATTTCTTCTTCATGCTGGCTGAGGAAGTAAGAGAAATCATGTCTCAGCTTGGTTTTAGAACACTTACTGAAATGGTTGGCCGTTCAGACATGCTTGCACTGGATAAAGATTTAACCAAGAACAATGACAAACTAAAGAACATCGATCTGTCCCTACTGCTTCGACCTGCTGCTGATATCCGTCCTGAAGCTGCCCAATATTGTGTACAGAAACAGGATCATGGTTTAGACATGGCTTTAGATAACAATTTGATAGCCCTTTCCAAAGCTGCTTTGGAGAAAAGTCTTCCTGTATACATTGAAACTCCAATCTGTAATGTAAATCGCGCTGTCGGAACAATGCTAAGCCATGAAGTTACCAAGCGATATCACCTCGCAGGACTCCCTGCAGACACCATTCATATCAAACTTAGTGGAAGTGCAGGGCAGAGTCTGGGAGCTTTTCTTTGCCCTGGCATCACGTTAGAGCTTGAAGGAGACAGCAATGATTATGTTGGTAAAGGTTTGTCAGGGGGGAAAATCATTGTCTATCCTCCAAAAGAAAGCAAGTTTGACCCCAAGGAAAATATTGTGATTGGAAATGTAGCTCTTTATGGGGCAACAACTGGGGAGGCATATTTTAATGGGATGGCAGCAGAAAGATTTTGTGTCCGTAACTCAGGggccaaagctgttgtagaagGTGTTGGTGATCATGGCTGTGAGTACATGACTGGTGGTACAGTTGTTGTCCTCGGAAAAACTGGAAGAAACTTTGCTGCTGGTATGAGTGGTGgcgttgcctatgttcttgatgtGGATTCAAAGTTCCGATCTCATTGCAATTCAGAGCTGGTTGATCTTGAtaaagttgaagaagaagatgatatcaTGACTTTGAAGATGATGATACAGCAACATCAGCGTAACACAAACAGCCAACTGGCAAAAGATGTTCTTGCAGACTTTGATAATCTTTTGCCTAGATTTATTAAGGTCTTCCCTAGAGATTATAAACGGGTTCTGGCAAGCATGAAAAAAGAGGAAGCTAACAAAGCAGCAAATGAACGTGCCATCAAGGAAGCGGAGGAGCAAGAAGAGGCAGATTTGAAGGAGAAAGATGCCTTTGAAGAGCTGAAGAAATTAGCAGCTGCATCTAAGGACCAATCCAGTCAG GTTGAAGAGGAAAAAACATTGAAGAGGCCCACCGAAGTTGCTGATGCAGTCAAGCATCGAGGTTTTGTTGCTTATGAGCGACAGGGCGTGTCATACAGGGATCCAGATGTTCGGATGAGGGACTGGAAAGAGGTTATGGAAGAGTCAAAACCCAGTCCACTCCTTAAGACACAGTCTGCGCGCTGCATGGACTGTGGAACTCCTTTTTGTCATCAG GAGAACTCTGGGTGTCCTCTTGGAAACAAAATACCAGAATTCAATGAGTTAGTGTATCAAAACAGGTGGCGTGAAGCACTGGATAGGCTTCTTGAGACAAACAACTTCCCTGAGTTCACTGGTCGGGTGTGCCCTGCACCTTGTGAAGGGTCTTGTGTGCTTGGTATCATTGAGAATCCTGTTTCTATTAAGAGCATTGAATGTGCCATTATCGACAAAGCTTTTGAGGAAGGGTGGATGGTGCCACGACCTCCTTCTGAGAGAACTGG GAAAAGAGTCGCAATTGTCGGGAGTGGACCCTCAGGCCTGGCTGCTGCTGATCAGTTAAATAGAAAGGGTCATACTGTAACCGTGTTTGAACGTGCTGATAGAATCGGTGGTCTGATGATGTATGGAGTGCCCAACATGAAGACCGACAAGATTGATGTCGTTCAGAGGCGGGTTGACCTTATGGAGAAGGAAGGGGTGAAATTTGTGGTCAATGCAAATGTTGGAAATGATCCCGTGTACTCCTTAGAGCGGCTTCGTGAAGATCACGATGCAATTGTTTTGGCTGTTGGAGCCACAAAGCCAAG GGACCTTCCTGTTCCTGGACGAGACCTCTCAGGAGTTCATTTTGCAATGGAGTTCCTTCATGCAAACACAAAAAGTTTGCTTGATAGCAATCTCCAGGATGAAAAATACATTTCTGCCAAGGGCAAGAAGGTGGTTGTTATTGGTGGAGGTGACACTGGGACAGATTGCATAGGAACGTCTATTCGGCATGGCTGCAGCAGTGTTGTTAATCTAGAGCTTCTCCCTCAGCCGCCACAAACTAGGGCTCCTGGAAATCCTTGGCCACAG TGGCCTCGTATCTTCCGTGTAGACTATGGGCATCAGGAAGCTGCTGCAAAGTTTGGTAAGGATCCGAGATCCTATGAGGTATTGACCAAGCGATTCATTGGCGATGAGAATGGAAATGTGAAAGGGTTGGAGGTCATACGTGTACAGTGGGAGAAAGATGCTAGTGGAAGATTCCAATTCAAAGAAGTAGAAGGCTCTGAAGAAATTATCGGAGCTGATCTGGTTATGCTAGCTATGGGGTTCCTTGGTCCTGAATCG ACAATAGCAGACAAACTGGGACTAGAAAAGGACAACAGATCTAACTTCAAGGCTGATTATGGACGCTTTTCTACAAGTGTGGAAGGGGTGTTTGCAGCAGGAGACTGTCGCAGGGGACAGTCTTTGGTGGTGTGGGCCATCTCCGAAGGGCGGCAAGCAGCTGCTCAAGTTGACAAGTTTCTCATGAAGGATGACGATGACGATTTCACTGTTGATGTGGCTAGCCAACAAGAATTTGTCAAGAAGCAACAAGATAGCAGCAAGCAGCAAACAGTCGTGACATAA